One Anthonomus grandis grandis chromosome 14, icAntGran1.3, whole genome shotgun sequence DNA window includes the following coding sequences:
- the LOC126744433 gene encoding uncharacterized protein LOC126744433 isoform X1, translating to MMMKDCQRCCMIFKSTQQEQIESMKTPQPTPPTDPMDDDCDDIFGPPRSYPVAYQARNRPSMISAKYKQKEERRKILKISMNKLKKIEDPEGNLCRSVLINNTMQKLQQETREEKWQKQQFNYPRCYGNNSYLSINPEILRNDKAIDEVVANLDKDVKIDAGFQKRLEEEIYSAALGDEYDSPPSARSPEETPNQSNKRSYEDTLDDCDVHDVLSQFYMPPTPRMLTGIDEDDDGNVVNDPLVKRLKLEEEQKKITSASLAEYTSNVTNFIYNNNNNNTCRFSGGARAMDSDSSTASSYSSCGQASMFGEIQTSVYHSLITSLET from the exons ATGATGATGAAAGATTGCCAACGGTGCTGCATGATTTTTAAATC TACCCAACAAGAGCAAATTGAAAGCATGAAGACCCCCCAACCGACCCCCCCGACGGACCCGATGGACGACGACTGTGACGACATCTTCGGTCCGCCCCGCTCCTACCCTGTGGCCTACCAAGCGAGAAATCGACCCTCGATGATCTCCGCCAAGTACAAACAAAAAGAGGAGCGTCGCAAAATCCTGAAAATCAGCATGaacaaactgaaaaaaatcgaagatCCCGAGGGAAACTTGTGCCGCTCGGTGTTGATCAACAACACGATGCAAAAGTTACAACAGGAAACCAGGGAGGAAAAATGGCAAAAGCAACAGTTCAACTATCCGAGGTGCTACGGCAACAACAGCTACCTCAGCATCAATCCGGAAATCTTAAGGAACGATAAAGCGATCGACGAAGTCGTCGCTAATTTAGATAAGGATGTGAAGATCGATGCCGGCTTCCAGAAGAGGCTGGAAGAGGAAATCTACAGCGCTGCCTTGGGGGATGAATACGACTCGCCCCCCAGTGCAAGGAGCCCAGAAGAAACCCCTAACCAATCAAACAAACGATCGTACGAAGACACCTTGGACGATTGTGACGTGCACGACGTACTTTCCCAGTTTTATATGCCTCCCACGCCAAGAATGCTTACGGGCATCGACGAGGATGATGACGGTAACGTGGTGAACGATCCGCTGGTTAAAAGACTGAAACTTGAAGAGGAACAGAAGAAAATCACTTCAGCCTCGTTGGCCGAATACACGAGCAACGTGACGAACTTCATTtataacaacaacaacaacaacactTGTAGATTTAGTGGTGGTGCACGTGCAATGGACAGTGACAGTTCTACGGCCAGTTCGTATTCTTCTTGTGGACAAGCCTCCATGTTCGGGGAGATTCAGACGAGCGTTTATCACAGTTTAATCACTTCGTTAGAAACGTAA
- the LOC126744433 gene encoding uncharacterized protein LOC126744433 isoform X2, with translation MKTPQPTPPTDPMDDDCDDIFGPPRSYPVAYQARNRPSMISAKYKQKEERRKILKISMNKLKKIEDPEGNLCRSVLINNTMQKLQQETREEKWQKQQFNYPRCYGNNSYLSINPEILRNDKAIDEVVANLDKDVKIDAGFQKRLEEEIYSAALGDEYDSPPSARSPEETPNQSNKRSYEDTLDDCDVHDVLSQFYMPPTPRMLTGIDEDDDGNVVNDPLVKRLKLEEEQKKITSASLAEYTSNVTNFIYNNNNNNTCRFSGGARAMDSDSSTASSYSSCGQASMFGEIQTSVYHSLITSLET, from the coding sequence ATGAAGACCCCCCAACCGACCCCCCCGACGGACCCGATGGACGACGACTGTGACGACATCTTCGGTCCGCCCCGCTCCTACCCTGTGGCCTACCAAGCGAGAAATCGACCCTCGATGATCTCCGCCAAGTACAAACAAAAAGAGGAGCGTCGCAAAATCCTGAAAATCAGCATGaacaaactgaaaaaaatcgaagatCCCGAGGGAAACTTGTGCCGCTCGGTGTTGATCAACAACACGATGCAAAAGTTACAACAGGAAACCAGGGAGGAAAAATGGCAAAAGCAACAGTTCAACTATCCGAGGTGCTACGGCAACAACAGCTACCTCAGCATCAATCCGGAAATCTTAAGGAACGATAAAGCGATCGACGAAGTCGTCGCTAATTTAGATAAGGATGTGAAGATCGATGCCGGCTTCCAGAAGAGGCTGGAAGAGGAAATCTACAGCGCTGCCTTGGGGGATGAATACGACTCGCCCCCCAGTGCAAGGAGCCCAGAAGAAACCCCTAACCAATCAAACAAACGATCGTACGAAGACACCTTGGACGATTGTGACGTGCACGACGTACTTTCCCAGTTTTATATGCCTCCCACGCCAAGAATGCTTACGGGCATCGACGAGGATGATGACGGTAACGTGGTGAACGATCCGCTGGTTAAAAGACTGAAACTTGAAGAGGAACAGAAGAAAATCACTTCAGCCTCGTTGGCCGAATACACGAGCAACGTGACGAACTTCATTtataacaacaacaacaacaacactTGTAGATTTAGTGGTGGTGCACGTGCAATGGACAGTGACAGTTCTACGGCCAGTTCGTATTCTTCTTGTGGACAAGCCTCCATGTTCGGGGAGATTCAGACGAGCGTTTATCACAGTTTAATCACTTCGTTAGAAACGTAA